In a single window of the Hoyosella subflava DQS3-9A1 genome:
- a CDS encoding DUF881 domain-containing protein translates to MTQPGSRDRVPSLLRSLLYDHLDPGYAAAARKRVDAGTPSPRARRIAVVWLVVGTLLVGMSLGLARGFAEERAPDADQVRASLQAEIRSAQARSRELALQRDALAAESAAARSQALDLDAPGQELLSTLHRAEHAAGAVPVSGPGLVVMITEPPGQRDLSGASRPTGQRNTILDRDLQIVVNALWQAGAEAVAVGDVRVGPGVAIRQAGSAILVDNRVAADSSGTYVISAVGDRRAMQSRFIASGAYIRMSGISQLYGAAFTVREEPEITLPAAPAREVRSAVRLGTEGSGTDEEGEP, encoded by the coding sequence GTGACACAGCCAGGGAGCCGCGACCGGGTTCCGTCGCTTCTACGGTCGCTGCTTTACGACCATCTTGACCCCGGCTACGCGGCTGCTGCTCGCAAGCGCGTCGATGCCGGCACACCCTCCCCACGCGCACGCAGGATCGCCGTGGTGTGGCTGGTCGTCGGCACACTGCTGGTCGGCATGTCATTGGGTCTTGCTCGTGGTTTCGCTGAAGAACGCGCGCCGGACGCGGACCAAGTACGCGCAAGCTTGCAGGCAGAAATCCGGTCAGCGCAGGCGAGGTCACGCGAGCTTGCACTTCAGCGCGACGCGCTCGCAGCAGAGTCTGCCGCTGCTCGATCTCAGGCACTCGATCTCGATGCACCGGGACAAGAACTTTTGTCGACGCTGCACCGCGCGGAGCACGCCGCGGGCGCGGTGCCCGTCAGCGGACCCGGGCTGGTGGTGATGATCACGGAGCCGCCGGGTCAGCGCGACCTGTCCGGCGCGTCCAGGCCAACGGGGCAGCGGAACACCATTCTCGACCGCGATCTGCAGATCGTCGTGAATGCTCTATGGCAGGCAGGGGCGGAAGCGGTCGCAGTAGGTGATGTGCGCGTCGGGCCCGGGGTGGCGATCCGTCAGGCGGGCAGCGCCATCCTGGTTGACAACCGAGTCGCGGCCGATTCGTCCGGCACCTACGTCATCTCTGCGGTCGGCGATCGGCGCGCGATGCAATCGAGGTTCATCGCGAGTGGCGCGTACATCCGGATGTCGGGGATCAGCCAGCTTTACGGCGCGGCTTTCACTGTCCGGGAGGAACCCGAAATTACGTTGCCTGCAGCGCCGGCACGAGAAGTCCGGTCCGCCGTGCGACTGGGTACCGAGGGCAGTGGTACTGACGAAGAGGGGGAACCGTGA
- a CDS encoding CDP-alcohol phosphatidyltransferase family protein translates to MDKFAAEPPVNTDRFLTVPNMLSLLRLAAVPLFLVLLLVYEADGWALIVLVVSGISDWLDGKLARLLNQVSRYGALLDPIADRLFMVVIPIAFAMRDFIPWWVVLLLVGRDLVLTVMVPVVRSRGVEALPVTYLGKAATFALMYAFPVILAAQGDWTLAQIMEPTGIAMLIWGMFLYMWTMVLYLIQVGLVVRNLPKV, encoded by the coding sequence ATGGACAAATTCGCAGCTGAACCGCCGGTCAACACCGACCGGTTCTTGACAGTTCCGAATATGCTCAGCCTGCTGCGACTCGCGGCGGTCCCGTTGTTCCTGGTTCTTCTGCTCGTGTATGAGGCGGATGGCTGGGCGCTCATCGTGCTCGTCGTCAGCGGTATTAGTGACTGGCTTGATGGGAAGCTCGCTCGGCTGCTCAACCAGGTGTCCCGGTACGGAGCCCTGCTCGACCCGATCGCGGACCGGTTGTTCATGGTCGTTATCCCGATAGCTTTCGCGATGCGTGACTTCATCCCATGGTGGGTTGTGCTGCTCCTTGTCGGCCGCGACCTCGTCCTCACCGTGATGGTGCCAGTCGTCCGGTCCCGAGGTGTGGAGGCGTTGCCCGTCACCTATCTCGGCAAAGCGGCGACTTTTGCCCTCATGTACGCCTTTCCAGTAATCCTTGCGGCGCAGGGTGACTGGACGCTCGCGCAGATCATGGAACCGACCGGCATCGCTATGCTCATCTGGGGAATGTTCCTGTACATGTGGACAATGGTGCTCTACCTGATCCAGGTGGGTCTCGTCGTCCGGAACCTGCCGAAGGTCTGA
- the smc gene encoding chromosome segregation protein SMC → MHLKSLTLKGFKSFASATTLKFEPGITCVVGPNGSGKSNVVDALAWVMGEQGAKALRGGKMDDVIFAGTVGRQALGRAEVTLTIDNTDGALPIDYTEVSVTRRVFRDGASEYEINGSSCRLMDIQELLSDSGIGREMHVIVGQGQLAQILESRPDDLRAYVEEAAGVLKHRRRKEKALRKLDAMQANLARLSDLTTELRRQLKPLARQADVARRAQVIQAELRDAKLRLAANDLVQRRSELHDQQLNEQRAREQAERVRAELDAVRREERSLTAGAETLGPQADEASQVWFRLSATAERVSATTQVARERARHLETAAVEHRGQDPDALESQAERIAAQEAELAEAVEMAAAALETVRDELAHCESEATDAEREHLAAVRAVADRREGLARLAGKVENLRTRAESFDSEIARLDDRIASAVERQQEVEAAHEAAQSKLADLEQTEAKLDQQYERAAAALDKANRRVTELREAERAAGHDVVSLQARIDTLSAGLNRSDGAEFLLQQPGISGRISDLIRPAEGCEAAIAAALGLAADGVISDSGEAAESAIEALRQEGGARTVVAVAGPDEADNTGAADIERPVLPAGVVWAEDRLEADARIRTAVRSRLRGVAIATDLSVATAAATAMPSVRFVTIDGELVGAGWIEGGTGRGPSALEVQAEIETLTSRLIASRHTAEELGAALAGAVDEHDARRTAATETFSSLTTSDAEIAQVQEELARYGHEVRVMAAKHENLTQQRVRTESEHAELLAALTDHESRLRRAQSEGDEQPTEDGTSERREGAARSLAAARSAEVEARLAVRTAEERAGAVRGKADSLRRAAKAERDARARAESAQRARRAAAQVAAAVAESGELVAARLTSAVAQAAAKRDMLARARDEHVAALHSVRGRVQNLSSELARLTDAVHRDEVARAEAALRMEQLEEAALEQFGVAAENLIDEYGPHVALPPSPLEMQEYEQARDRGEQVSAPQPMPFDRAAQQRRLKAAERDLATLGKVNPLALEEFAALEERYNFLSTQLEDVRSARRDLLGVVADVDNRILQLFTEAYEDVEREFRTVFATLFPGGDGRLVLTAPEDMLTTGIEVEARPPGKKVKRLSLLSGGEKSLTAVAMLVAIFRARPSPFYVMDEVEAALDDTNLRRLIKLFEELRATSQLIVITHQKPTMEVADALYGVSMRGDGITAVISQRLRGQNLGGSQNLDAVPAAAAG, encoded by the coding sequence GTGCACCTCAAATCGCTCACACTCAAGGGGTTCAAGTCATTCGCTTCCGCCACAACGCTGAAGTTCGAGCCGGGCATTACATGCGTCGTCGGACCCAACGGCTCTGGGAAGTCTAATGTGGTCGATGCCCTCGCATGGGTGATGGGTGAGCAGGGCGCGAAAGCACTGCGCGGCGGCAAGATGGACGACGTCATCTTCGCGGGCACAGTCGGACGGCAGGCGCTCGGCCGCGCGGAAGTCACGCTCACGATCGACAACACGGATGGCGCACTGCCAATCGACTACACGGAAGTCTCCGTCACCCGCCGTGTCTTCCGGGATGGCGCAAGCGAGTACGAGATCAACGGGTCGAGCTGCCGCCTGATGGATATTCAGGAGTTGCTGAGCGACTCCGGCATCGGGCGCGAAATGCACGTCATTGTGGGCCAGGGTCAGCTCGCGCAAATCCTCGAATCGCGTCCCGACGATCTCCGCGCCTACGTGGAAGAGGCAGCGGGGGTGCTGAAGCACCGGCGCCGCAAGGAGAAGGCGCTCCGTAAGCTCGACGCGATGCAGGCAAACCTCGCGCGCCTCAGCGACCTCACGACTGAACTGCGCCGACAGCTCAAGCCACTTGCCCGCCAGGCCGATGTCGCCCGCCGCGCCCAGGTGATCCAGGCGGAGTTACGCGACGCGAAGCTGCGCCTCGCTGCCAACGATCTCGTCCAGCGGCGATCTGAGCTGCATGATCAGCAACTCAATGAACAACGTGCGCGTGAGCAGGCCGAGAGGGTGCGTGCAGAACTCGATGCGGTCCGGCGGGAAGAACGCTCACTAACCGCAGGCGCGGAAACTCTCGGACCGCAAGCCGACGAGGCATCTCAGGTGTGGTTCCGGCTGTCGGCGACCGCGGAACGCGTCAGCGCGACGACACAGGTCGCGCGCGAACGTGCGCGTCACCTCGAAACAGCGGCAGTCGAGCATCGCGGTCAGGATCCCGATGCGCTTGAGTCGCAAGCCGAGAGGATCGCGGCGCAGGAGGCGGAACTGGCCGAGGCTGTGGAGATGGCTGCAGCCGCCCTCGAAACCGTGCGCGACGAACTCGCTCACTGCGAAAGTGAGGCGACGGACGCGGAACGCGAGCATCTCGCCGCCGTTCGTGCCGTCGCAGACCGGCGGGAAGGTCTGGCTCGTCTCGCAGGCAAGGTCGAGAATCTCCGGACGCGTGCGGAATCCTTCGACAGCGAGATTGCGCGACTCGACGACCGGATCGCGTCTGCGGTCGAGCGTCAGCAGGAAGTAGAAGCTGCGCACGAGGCGGCTCAGAGCAAACTGGCTGACCTCGAGCAGACAGAGGCGAAACTCGACCAGCAGTATGAGCGCGCTGCTGCGGCGCTCGACAAAGCGAATCGGCGCGTGACCGAACTGCGGGAGGCTGAACGCGCCGCCGGCCACGATGTCGTATCACTCCAGGCGCGTATCGATACGCTCTCGGCTGGGCTGAACCGCAGTGACGGGGCGGAGTTCCTACTGCAGCAACCCGGAATCAGCGGGCGCATCAGCGATCTCATCCGGCCCGCCGAGGGCTGCGAAGCTGCGATCGCCGCAGCGCTGGGGCTTGCCGCTGACGGTGTGATCAGCGACTCCGGTGAGGCGGCGGAATCCGCCATCGAGGCGCTCCGTCAGGAGGGCGGCGCACGCACGGTCGTCGCGGTCGCAGGACCGGATGAAGCTGACAACACCGGCGCGGCGGACATTGAGCGTCCAGTTCTGCCCGCAGGCGTGGTCTGGGCCGAAGACCGTCTCGAGGCAGATGCACGGATCCGTACCGCGGTCCGCAGTCGGCTTCGGGGCGTGGCGATCGCCACTGACCTCAGCGTCGCTACCGCCGCGGCGACGGCCATGCCCTCGGTTCGGTTCGTGACCATCGACGGTGAGCTGGTCGGAGCAGGGTGGATCGAGGGCGGTACTGGGCGTGGCCCCTCAGCTCTTGAAGTGCAGGCCGAGATCGAAACACTGACGTCCCGTCTGATCGCGTCTCGGCATACCGCCGAGGAACTCGGTGCCGCTCTCGCTGGTGCCGTCGACGAGCATGATGCCCGTCGGACCGCGGCGACGGAGACGTTTTCGTCGCTCACCACCTCCGACGCCGAGATAGCGCAGGTCCAGGAAGAGCTGGCGCGCTACGGCCACGAGGTGCGAGTGATGGCCGCCAAGCATGAGAATCTGACACAGCAGCGTGTGCGGACGGAATCAGAACACGCGGAGCTGCTGGCCGCGCTGACTGACCATGAGTCGCGGTTGCGGCGCGCGCAAAGCGAGGGGGACGAGCAGCCGACCGAGGATGGAACGAGTGAGCGGCGCGAGGGCGCAGCACGTTCGCTCGCTGCGGCCCGTTCAGCTGAGGTTGAGGCACGGCTTGCGGTACGTACGGCGGAGGAGAGAGCTGGCGCAGTTCGCGGTAAAGCGGACAGTTTGCGCCGCGCCGCTAAGGCTGAACGTGACGCGCGGGCCCGCGCGGAGTCCGCCCAGCGCGCGCGCCGCGCGGCGGCCCAAGTCGCTGCAGCGGTCGCGGAGTCGGGTGAGCTCGTTGCGGCCCGCCTGACCAGCGCGGTGGCGCAGGCGGCAGCGAAGCGTGACATGCTCGCGCGCGCCCGGGACGAACACGTCGCCGCCCTGCACTCAGTTCGTGGCCGCGTACAGAACTTGTCGTCCGAACTGGCGCGGCTGACAGATGCCGTACACCGCGACGAAGTGGCACGCGCGGAAGCAGCACTGCGGATGGAACAACTTGAAGAGGCGGCGCTCGAGCAGTTCGGCGTCGCTGCGGAAAACCTGATCGATGAGTATGGCCCGCACGTCGCGCTCCCGCCGTCCCCGCTCGAAATGCAGGAGTACGAACAAGCGAGAGACCGCGGAGAGCAGGTCAGCGCGCCACAGCCGATGCCCTTTGATCGTGCCGCTCAGCAGCGGCGTCTCAAGGCAGCGGAACGGGATCTCGCAACTCTCGGTAAGGTCAATCCGCTCGCGCTTGAGGAATTCGCCGCGCTCGAAGAGCGGTACAACTTTCTTTCCACCCAGCTCGAGGATGTGCGGTCGGCGCGCAGGGACTTACTTGGAGTTGTCGCAGACGTCGACAATCGCATTTTGCAGCTCTTCACCGAGGCGTATGAGGACGTGGAGCGCGAGTTCCGCACCGTGTTCGCAACACTCTTCCCTGGCGGTGACGGGCGTCTGGTCCTGACAGCTCCCGAGGACATGCTGACCACCGGTATCGAAGTTGAAGCGCGCCCGCCCGGCAAGAAGGTGAAGCGGCTGTCACTCCTCTCAGGGGGTGAAAAGTCACTAACCGCGGTCGCGATGCTCGTCGCGATTTTCCGGGCCCGCCCGTCGCCGTTCTATGTGATGGACGAAGTCGAAGCTGCCCTGGACGACACCAACCTGCGGCGTCTGATCAAGCTCTTCGAAGAGTTGCGCGCGACGTCACAGCTGATCGTCATCACACACCAGAAACCAACGATGGAAGTCGCCGACGCTCTCTACGGAGTGAGCATGCGCGGCGACGGTATCACTGCGGTGATCTCGCAACGATTGCGTGGACAGAATCTCGGGGGCAGCCAGAACCTCGACGCCGTTCCGGCCGCAGCTGCTGGGTAG
- a CDS encoding acylphosphatase → MVRLTAWVHGTVQGVGFRWWTRSRALELGLSGHATNHRDGRVHVVAEGPRDQCEKLLALLNSGETPGKVTLVVESWEDARGELSGFEER, encoded by the coding sequence GTGGTTCGACTGACAGCGTGGGTGCACGGCACGGTGCAGGGCGTGGGTTTCCGATGGTGGACCCGGTCCCGCGCACTGGAACTAGGCCTTTCGGGGCACGCCACGAATCATCGTGATGGACGGGTGCATGTTGTCGCAGAGGGGCCGCGAGACCAATGCGAGAAACTGCTTGCACTGCTGAACTCTGGTGAGACGCCCGGCAAGGTGACGCTCGTGGTGGAAAGCTGGGAAGACGCGCGCGGTGAACTTTCAGGGTTCGAGGAGCGGTAG